A window from Balearica regulorum gibbericeps isolate bBalReg1 chromosome 1, bBalReg1.pri, whole genome shotgun sequence encodes these proteins:
- the HJURP gene encoding Holliday junction recognition protein: MALDLDERLRQSNARFVASINRILERYNHPFEDDLLISMETLTYNTPDGPKQWREVSAKKLKKWKKEVLEHNRGSQRNADVSKQQTSAFEDGHSTMHQESPENSRVDASDIDEESDADIVSVRRQFEDIHFQNLYVDDGKIQEKVKVQVDVIVQDYARKIPKWITIAPQGSSEDLHLASPVQELIGNQAAVCRKKVELSNECSSSRPLQLQISPNTTTIPRHRLSPQPNQTYYDSILEEYQSADEECSWNNITLADLYPVMVEMLTRLMTKQYQRKELKYIFRYLRHKRWRSRRPKFNVTVDKIRGFRPPKLKQALLSVCGSRSEDIQNQTFGNENRELCDDKCSTDNLSGLAPYSYIDANEIEMDYSDSSFKHHLLSGKGQKVSKQTIFPSVMARMGETFLVEDGLQTTVSPKNSKCKESEKLAYKCSSEYGFIMSAASSGSTALHLLKESKTQTDFPGGDTSELCSSTCSSYSNSNTFTLVANSSLARSSNALLINPEKNSERRISLQRKHSFSSLYMKQSPSKMPQKYEDAFEKLYYKLCSKEIQKPLTLTRPLSNSQNLEEKGRLVKSNLSDSERSDIQYDREFDRIYEQLCSEAVPKLPGFQRASNLRKYEGIQMSETVNALVNSPVRTLSAIPRVKRLGNFQNDFLCSPVKRLKNIPERYFPSPKCQQICHRKNVNLQTVGMDFLSTYNGSNPNFFDSHNCQSQDSGFHASSDKTFLGIPGTFLQESGIADAHCGWPREMKNYSSSGNAQKCHQRVSRKLSYTDGKDQNPSNPLHDFLVKTHQ, from the exons ATGGCCTTGGACCTGGACGAGCGGCTGCGGCAGAGCAACGCCCGCTTCGTAGCCTCCATCAACCGCATCTTGGAGAGG tatAATCATCCTTTTGAAGATGATTTACTTATTTCCATGGAAACTCTCACTTACAATACGCCTGATG GACCAAAACAATGGAGGGAAGTGTCAGCCAAGAAgcttaaaaaatggaagaaggaagtACTTGAG CATAATAGAGGAAGTCAAAGGAATGCAG ATGTCTCAAAGCAACAGACCAGTGCTTTTGAAGATGGACATTCAACAATGCATCAG GAATCTCCAGAGAACTCTCGTGTGGATGCATCTGACatag ATGAAGAAAGTGATGCTGACATAGTTTCAGTAAGAAGACAATTTGAAGACATTCACTTCCAG AATCTGTATGTAGATGATGGGAAAATTCAAGAGAAAGTAAAAGTTCAAGTGGATGTGATAGTACAAGATTATGCTAGAAAAATTCCAAAGTGGATTACG atagCACCTCAAGGTTCATCAGAAGACCTTCATTTAGCTTCGCCAGTGCAAGAACTGATTG gcaaccaagctgctgtttgcagaaaGAAAGTAGAGTTGTCAAATGAATGTTCTTCATCCAGACCTCTACAGTTACAAATTTCACCAAATACAACAACCATACCCAGGCATCGACTTTCTCCACAACCAAATCAAACTTACTATGATAGTATCTTGGAAGAATACCAGTCTGCAGATGAGGAATGCTCCTGGAACAATATAACTCTTGCAGACTTGTATCCAGTGATGGTAGAGATGCTTACAAGGCTCATGACAAAGCAGTATCAGAGAAAAGagttaaaatacatatttagatACTTAAGGCACAAAAGATGGCGTTCCAGAAGACCAAAGTTCAACGTCACTGTAGACAAAATAAGAGGGTTTAGGCCTCCTAAACTGAAGCAAGCACTACTCAGCGTATGCGGCAGCAGAAGTGAAGACATCCAGAATCAAACTTTTGGAAATGAGAACAGAGAACTTTGTGATGATAAATGTTCCACTGATAATTTATCTGGTCTGGCACCTTATTCTTACATTGATGCAAATGAAATCGAAATGGACTACTCTGACTCAAGTTTCAAACATCATTTATTATCTGGAAAAGGCCAAAAAGTCTCCAAACAGACTATTTTTCCTAGTGTTATGGCTAGAATGGGAGAGACATTTCTAGTTGAAGATGGGTTACAGACCACTGTCTCACCgaaaaattcaaaatgcaaagaaagtgaaaaactgGCTTACAAATGTTCCTCAGAGTATGGTTTTATAATGTCTGCTGCCAGTTCAGGGTCAACAGCACTTCATCTGTTAAAAGAGAGTAAAACTCAAACTGACTTTCCTGGTGGTGATACCTCAGAGTTGTGTTCATCTACTTGTAGTTCCTACAGCAATAGTAACACTTTTACACTGGTCGCAAACTCTTCTCTTGCAAGATCATCAAATGCTTTGCTcataaatcctgaaaaaaattccGAAAGACGAATTTCTTTGCAGCGCAAACACTCGTTTTCCTCATTGTATATGAAGCAGAGTCCTTCAAAGATGCCCCAGAAATACgaagatgcatttgaaaaacTCTACTACAAACTGTGTTCCAAAGAAATCCAAAAGCCTTTGACATTGACAAGACCTCTTTCAAATTCACAGAACCTTGAAGAGAAAGGGAGATTAGTGAAGAGTAATTTAAGTGATTCTGAGAGGTCTGATATACAGTATGATAGAGAATTTGACAGGATCTATGAGCAGTTGTGTAGTGAGGCTGTTCCAAAACTTCCTGGGTTTCAGAGAGCTTCAAATCTAAGGAAATACGAAGGAATACAGATGTCTGAAACTGTAAATGCTCTCGTTAACTCACCGGTTCGAACTTTATCTGCAATTCCCAGAGTTAAAAGACTaggaaattttcaaaatgattttCTTTGTTCACCAGTAAAGCGACTGAAAAATATACCAGAACGTTATTTTCCTTCACCAAAATGTCAACAGATTtgtcacagaaaaaatgttaatcttCAGACAGTTGGCATGGATTTTTTGAGCACATACAATGGCAGTAACCCCAACTTTTTTGACAGTCACAACTGTCAGAGTCAG gacTCTGGGTTTCATGCCTCTTCAGATAAAACTTTTCTTGGTATTCCTGGTACTTTTCTGCAAG AATCTGGGATTGCAGATGCCCACTGTGGTTGGCCTAGGGAAATGAAGAATTACAGCTCTTCTGGAAATGCACAGAAGTGTCACCAAAG GGTATCCAGAAAACTAAGCTACACTGATGGGAAAGACCAAAATCCTAGCAATCCCTTGCATGACTTCCTGGTCAAAACTCACCAATGA